AATTTCTTATGGGAAAGTTGTTGACTTCACAAGTACAAAACATCTGTGTTCACCCTTTCTTCAACTAAGCATTTCTACTGAAAAAGTCACGTAAACATTTTGGAATTTCTCTTCTGTACTCTCTGTAAGGAAAAACAGATATCTATTCACAGTTGGAGTTTCCCTGACTAAATGCATCCTTTTGTTGGTAATTCTTATCTGTGTTCTTTTAGAAACAGATTTGCTACAGCTGACACGATGAACACCTCGTCCATGCTGCCCTTGGCCAGGAGATGCACGGAAGGCTAACTGGTAGATAACTTTAGCTGATAGTCACCCGCTAGTTTGAATTGTTGATTACTGGATTTCATAATTTGagctttgtattttcattttccagCTTGCTCTGTTGTTAAACAATTTTCTGTTCCCAGATACATTACTCTACAAAGCAAATTACACTGGCAGATGCTTTGCTTTGGAGACATAATCTTCAACCCTCAAACTCTTCACTCCTCAGGCCTATTTATCTGGAAAACAGTTTCTATATATGAGTTGTGTCTAGTCGATCAAACTTTGCTCTTTCCATTACCTGCTGTTGGGCAGCCTCTGGAACCCTCCAATACATATGGAATTTCTCTACAGAGTCATTGCAAGTCAGTGTAAAGTATACACGACCTGAAAAATAACATTAGCTGAATATTCTAAATGTTGACAGTCATATCATTTAGTAAAGGGACAAGATCCATGTGGCACAAAGTCACCAAATTTATTATCCCTCAATACTGCAATAAAGGGCTGTTCACTAGAAACCACTGGTCCTGTATGATCAAATAATTAAAGAACTAATATTCATTCTCAAGTGAAAATTAGTAGGAAAGAACCCCACCACAATCACACAATCTTTAGACTCAATGAAAGGGAGTCATTTTGAGGTAAAGGACAACCACAGCACTTGTATTTACAAGTCTttacaagtcagtcagtcattatccaacacactatatcctagcacagggtcacgggggtctgctggagccaatcccagccagcaaagggggcacaaggcaggaacaaatcccgggcagggtgctagcccaccactTTACAAGTCTTGCTTCTAATTTATTCTTAGCTTCATCAGCTACATCATGGTCCATGTTTTATTGTCTTCACATGCATGACTTATACACTTTTGTTGCCTTATTACATTACATTGACAGTATCTTTCCTTAGCTCTTGACACATGAGGTGCTACACACCTTTAAGAAATTTAGACTTATATATTGAGAGCCACAAACTAATGCCGTAATAGAATATGAACCCTGATCCTTATGGATACACACATGCACTTATGTCTTTGTTACACTGAAAAATAAGGTTAGAAAGGGAATGTAGCAGAACGTGTCTGCTCTGGGAGCACAACTTGGAATATCATGCCAATTCAAACTCTTTTAAAGTGATGACTATGGAAGCTATCATGGACTGATCTCCTTAAAGGAGGGTGTTCATGGATCCAAGGAGAAAAAGACCTGACAAATAATTAAAGATATGTAGCTAATGTGACTAAGAAAGGGATATGGCTTCCATCTGGCAGTGGGACAAATAGGCGTCTCATAAGGGTAAACCTGGAGAGTACAGTGCAGcttattctgtgttttgggagggGGCTACATGAGTCAAATATCAATGGAACAGAGGGGACATTGAAAATTGGGGGATTTAATCCAGATGAATAATCAGGGATGAAAGAGAAAGAAGTCACCATGAGGGTGCTAGATTCACTTTCTCACAGTCATAATCCACCTGTCCTCCCCTATTGGTGCCAGTGGCAGCAATTTACGCAGCAAACTAATGTCCTCTTTCTCGTTGTCTCTAGTAATGTGTTGTGGACATACTGCAATTCTTCTCCAAGTATTAACTTAAACTGCAAGCCTATCCCAAGGTTTTTTATCTGTGTTCCTTTCTAAGTTTCTCAAACCCCTTGGTGCTACTACCTTGAAGGTGATTTGCCGTGGGCTCCGACTGTTATACTGTCTCACAAGTGTTGCCTTCCCTTTTGACTTTGAGGTTTGATAGGTACTTTATTACATTACTTTGGTAGAAAGAATAAATGGAAATACCAGAATCAAGCAGGACAAAAGAAAAAGCAATCAGAGCACCAAAGTGATACACCAATGGTGTGAATGCAGCATTCTTCAAAGCTACATGCTGGAAACCACTTCCCCCCAATCCTGTCAGACACCATTCCCTATGATGCTTAActggatttactgtattttaaacctcACTGCTCTCTGATGTCTATCCACATAGAAATATTGTAGGGACAAAACGGCTCCCCGTGCTGTGCAGTTTGTGACAAAAGAAGACTGACATTTCTCTGGATCATATTGAGTTGGTGGCTATGGTGTCATTAGTTCTGTATCCAGTGGCAGTCTCAACTTCTTAGAAATGCTGGTGtctaaggaaaagaaacaaagcacacaCGCTTAACTCTTTCTCATTTCTGATGGAAGACAGCACATGGCTAAATAATGGGACACGTGTGGCTGAGGATCTGCATTGTCTCATCTATCCATGTTCGGAACTGAGCAACAGCTGTGTACACTCCAGGATAGTGAGCTTCTCCACAACTTTTTCCCCAAGACACGATTCCATAGACACGACCTTCACAAACCAAAGGGCCTCCAGAGTCTCCCTGGAAGGAAAAAAGTGGTAGAAAGAGTCATGTCATTGCACAAGGACACCCCCTGAATGAGAATCATCTCAAATATGCATTGTTTACTCTCTCCCAAATCACTTAGATGATTTACAGTGTTTCACTGGGCCTTCAAAAATGCCAACACTAACTTTAAATAACACCCGCTGAACTGCAAACCGTGCCACCATCTCAAATCATTTTTTCACAAGGCGTCATAGCAGCCATGTATTTGTCTAATGAGATATTAAacttgaagattttttttgtaagttttgaTGGGATGAACTATTTGCTAGAAGAAAGTTGAGATTAAAGCAAAAATCAGAGCTTACCTTGCATGCATCCTTGCCTCCGTCATTGTACCCAGCACAGAGCATCTTACTGGTTATATATCCGTTAAAAGAGCTGCTGCCATTGCATTCCACAGGTGATATAATGGGGATATTTACAGTCCTGAGGACAATGGACGCCTGTTTCTCAGCAAAGTTTGTGTAACCCCAGCCAGAAACCCGGCACACGTAGCCCTCAGGGATTGAGGCATCTTGGTGTGGCAGCACAACAATTGAAACATAGCTTCCAAGGATTGCAGGACTCTGTAGCTGTTTGGGAAAAGCAGGTGAGAAATAAAgtgtaaactttaaaaatgtaaaagatttatATCTATCATTGTAAGAGTGTTCACCTCTAGAAATCACTGGGAATAGAAATGGT
This region of Erpetoichthys calabaricus chromosome 8, fErpCal1.3, whole genome shotgun sequence genomic DNA includes:
- the zmp:0000001088 gene encoding trypsin-3, with the translated sequence MNQSHVLKLIFLKLLSANCQDFGEERNGRIIGGYVPPAHTIRYIVSIRRIGGDHFCGGSLVGTLWVLTAAHCNIGYDGFEIVAGEHNLTEYEGTEQYLYPELLIPHPNYNAATNNHDLMLIKLQSPAILGSYVSIVVLPHQDASIPEGYVCRVSGWGYTNFAEKQASIVLRTVNIPIISPVECNGSSSFNGYITSKMLCAGYNDGGKDACKGDSGGPLVCEGRVYGIVSWGKSCGEAHYPGVYTAVAQFRTWIDETMQILSHTCPII